From the genome of Ziziphus jujuba cultivar Dongzao chromosome 4, ASM3175591v1:
CcatctttcttttctctcaTTGGTCCATGGCATATACCAAACACACCAatgtaggggaaaaaaaaaaaatttatataacaaaaaatataaataatataatataacaaatcaTTTGTAATTGAATATGTAATAATTATCTTATAAAGTCGACATACTTTATTTctgtatataattttaaattgttcgGTTTACTTTTTacataataattgaaaatgacAAAGAATGGCATAGCATATCCGTTACATGTGAGACATTTTCTCTACCTAGACATATATGCAAGAAATTGTGCAAATTGCAGTAAATGTAGCAATATTCTTGTTTAAGTCCTGCCGCACATACATCCTCCAAGTCTAAACCGTATgactttgttaattttttgattttttgggtcACACTtccaaatcttaattttttaaaaccactattaaaaaaaagtctATGAAATAATTGGGATAGCTGGACGTATGCTCTCAGACTAAAAGCATTGCTGGTCTGTTGCTTACCACTCATCCCTTGAATAATCCAGGTTTCTTAAGCGTATAAGAATGAGATTAAAATTGTCGCCAAGGTAGTTGGACTAAGATTTATACACCATTAAACACTCCCACCAAACTTTCtgccttaattaaaaaaaagaaaaaagaaaaaaaaaacccataaattCCTTGGTTTTCTCAGTTTTGCATCAAAAACCCACAACCCGATATCCCActatataatcatttttttagctCTCAGTTTTGCATCAAAACCCCACAACCCGATATCCCActatataatcatttttttagctTGTCTGTGCTATAGGTATAAGCTCCTGGCACAAAACTAGCAACAATATTAGTAATGGCAAACTTATACATTTCATGTATTTTGTTTACTCAATTGCTACTAATCCATTTTGCCAAAACTGGAGCAAAAGTTCCAGCCATTATAGTATTTGGGGACTCAACTGTGGATGCAGGGAATAACAATGTGATTCCCACACTCCTCAAGAGCAATTTCCAGCCTTATGGGCGTGATTTTTTTGGTGGTCGTCCAACTGGGAGGTTCTCCAATGGCCGTATTCTTCCAGACTTTATCTCTGAGGCTTTTGGGCTCAAACCCATTGTACCTGCTTATTTGGATAGCATGTATAGCATTTCAGATTTTACAACTGGGGTTTGCTTTGCTTCTGCTGGAACTGGCTATGACAATGCTACCTCTGATGTATTTGTAAGTCCCCCTATATTATTAAGTCTCAGTTGTGTGTGTTCATTTTCTTAACAGAGTTTCATGCAAAAAATGATTTGCTTTTAGCTTTTCCAaacctcaaaatttttttcaatgtttCATTTGTTATTCCATATTGCAGAATGTTATACCTCTTTGGAAGGAAGTGGAATACTACAAGGACTACCAGAGCAAATTGAGAGCCTATCTTGGCCATAGGAAGGCAAATTATGTTTTGAGGGAGGCATTGTATTTGGTAAGCTTAGGGACCAATGATTTCCTGGAGAACTACTATGTTTTCCCACTGAGACAATCCGAGTTCACTGTTGAACAATACCAGGATTTCCTTATTGGACTCTCTGGGAATTTCCTTAGAGAAATATACAGTCTTGGTGCTAGGAAAATATCACTAACTGGGCTTCCTCCAATGGGGTGTTTACCATTGGAGAGAACCACAAATATATTTGGCAATCATGAGTGTATAGAGGAATACAACAAGGTGGCTGTGAACTTTAATGAGAAGTTGAAAGGTTTGGTGGCAAAGCTTAATCAAGACCTTCCTGAGCTTAAATTAGTTTTTACAGAAAGTATGTATGATATCGCATATCAGATCATCAAAAAACCAGCTTCATTTGGtaagtctttttttattttattttttatttttgattcgttgttgttgttttttcccCCCATTCTTTTTCCTacttttcaattatattatttgtGATTTTCATTTTCCATTCTGTTTGCCAATTCAAGCTAGTTTACAATGAAACATATTCTTATATTTTGGAAAAAGTCAATAGGACTTAAAGTAAGATAATGCATTTGCCACAATATCATTTGTATTATCCTACAAGGAACAAAAACATTCAccttaaatttaaagttttaataatcaaataaaaaaccaacagAAAGTTCTATGAGTTAACGTTAATTTGTTTCATGAGCCATACATCTTAAAGTTTAGGAATGTCTTTAGAAATCTTATATTTGGCTAGCtaatcaaaaccaaaaacaaggtTCCTCTACATGAATgtctaataaaatattgtaaattttaaatcatcaccaacaaAAGTAATGATTCATGTACATTATCTAATATTGTTAGAGCTTATGGATCTCAAATTGTTCTTGCTCTCAAATTTGCAAAGTCTATCTATTATCTAGCGAGATTTAACTCGAGAAGGTGGAGCTGACTAAATAGGAGCACTATTCAATTGATTCTAGATGGTTAATAGGATTTCACTGCTTCCTCCTCATTAGTTGAAACTTTTTTGGAAATGTGATTGCGTTCCTACATCGAGTAATTAAAACACACTAAATGATATAGATAGGGTTTCAAGATCTGGAAACAAGACAGAGTTTGATACCAGGTCAGCTGGTACCACTCCAAGTCATCATATGCCATGTGCAATATATTTGCCACATCAGcttgccattttatttttttatttttttcaatttttggattttgaaaaagaaatcctGTTACACGCACccccttttcttcttcctaGGACTATGGCTTCTGGTTTCCTCTTCCATTGTAGGGCTATCTTCCATGGCTTTTGGCTTCTCCTTTCTTCGAATTTAACTTAGAAAAACTAACCCTCTACTTCTACGACATCGTCACTGGACCAAATATTTCAGCCATCATAATCGCcatcaaaaatattataaacaatcATTTGACATATTTCAATGCATTATGTATAATGTATGGTGAAAATGGTGATGATAATGTATTATGTAAATAGTAATGAGAAATTTAATGTGgaaaaccataaattaaatatttttcttgggGTAGTTTTAGATTCGgtgaataataattttgtttgaatctttggtttttagatgaaatcaaacttatatatattataatctgGGTTGTGGGATTGATGTATTGCAGGATTTGATGTTGCTAGAGTAGCATGCTGTTCAACAGGGACATTTGAGGTAAGTTGTCTTTGTAGTAAGAGTAATCCATTGACATGCACAGACgctaataaatatgtatattggGATGCTTTTCATGCTACTGAGAGAACTAATAAGATCATCGTCGATAATATGACTGGTTTGCTGCTAAAGGAGTTTTCTTGATTATTCTTTTAGTTTTCTTCGAGGGGAAAAAATAAAggatagaatttatttttctgtgtTCTAGTTGTACCAATGTGTTGTGTAATTTCCTCAGCTACTtggctatataaatatatacagatATGTTATAACGGATGTGTGTTCCTTGCCATTATATAGACACCTTATATTAGGTAGTTATTGTGAAATGAAAACGTTACATAATATATTATCTAATATATGGCACGTATAGGATGGTAGGAGAATATAcccattttaacaaaattttaaatatatataagatataatGTCAACCATTGCTTactcaaattaaatattaatatgaaaGCTTCGGAGcacaaaaggagaaaaaaaaaaaaaagcaattgttTCGTTGACCCCTTTGGTTTTCGtgcaatgatatatatatatatatatatataaataaatatgataatagtatttttctagaaaatcgaaaaataatatattaagtttaagttctaacATTGTTTCTTTCCGACTAGTTAATATTTGAGCTTTTTGTTCTTTAGTGTGTGATTGTTGAGATAATCATATCAATAGACTTAAAACCGATAAACCAAGATTCAACACTTTTAGTAAACCCTTATCACCTGAATTTCAAGAatcaaatcctaaaaatcaattttctattaGTTCTGATAAACTATATGAATGGAATATCgatggattaaaagaacaagaaatattaaacaaattacatcacatgtccatggttgctaatagttatttcACTAATCAAAACATTAACCAACCAGAAATAATTGAATTACTAGTAACAGGTTTTACTGGTACTTTACACTAttggtgggaaaaacatttaacagatcagtctaaatcagaaatcattTATGCTattaaaaaagatgaagaaggattcccCATATTTGATGAATCACTAGGTCAATGTGTCCCTGATGGAGTCAATACCTTGTTAGCTACAATAATAAGACATTTTATAGGAACTCCTACAGCTGTCACAGAAAGAATTCATAGtcaattaatcaatttacattgtccaacccttagtgatttcgaatggtatgtacaaacatttaccactggaatcatgatgagagatgatagtaatcaacctttttggaaagaaaaatttattaatggtctaccccaattatttgttagaaaaattagaaatgtcctcagtaatgatagtggtcacatagacTACGATTCATTAACCTATGGAGATATAGTGtcaataatcaaaaaagaaggattaaaaatctgtactgatatgaaaatagctaatcagctaaataatgataaaaagaaaactaaatacgaattaggaaacttttgtcaacaatatggtatcacaaatcacataaaaatccTAGTACTTttagaaacaataaatattCTCATCATAAATATTATCACAAACCTAATAAGTTTTTTCAATTGAAGTTTTGGAGTGAATACGGAGCTAGAGAGAGTttagagagtttctggcagagtttctcctcttttctccttcttcttctttcctccATAAATCAAACtgttaaaataaatcaattgtgGCAGAGTTTGCTTggcggtataaccagccaagcaatataaataaaagttaaaatgaatgaaaataattgaatgaaaatatgaatgcttacttgattgaAGAATCAGTTGATTACAAGCACTCAAcactcaaaataaataaattgattacaatTGATTgtggagaagaaaagaagaagaaggagaaaagaggagaaactctgccagaaactctctaaACTCTCTCTAATTCTAGACTTCGTTCATCCAAAGCTTCAATTGAAAAAACTTGATTATGAATGGAAAATGaggctcctttaaataggcaaaggaggtCTTGGTTGCATGTGCAGCTCCTGTTGATTGAAATGATTCTGTCGGTgaacagttgattgaacagtgatctgTCGGTGAATAGTTAATTGAACAGTGATCTGTCGGTgaacagttgattgaacagtgatctgctttcggcatcttttactgttcatgaatagtgattgaacagtaaaGTCTCGTGATCTCTTTGATTTGGAATGAGCAGTGATTGAAAATAACTTTGTTTTGTCAGAGATTCCTTCTGTTGATTATGACTCAGTCGGATCCTAAATCATATGGGTCTTGACTGTCTTGATAGTCAGCTCATCTTGTAGATGATCCAAAGAGCCTTTTGATTTAGAGGTGGATGATTCTGCAGTGGGTTGACTAGAAGCTTCATCAGATGTCTCTGAATCATCAGATAGTTGATctacttcttcaattaatttttgaatatgggCTTgggattatattataaaattaccaATCAAAGATCAAAATATTATGCATgaacaaattgcaaaatattgaaagtactcaatataatatatatatcaaaattatcaaaaaaaaaatatctactaTCATCATAgtcaaatgaaaagaaaaatacattagCTAAATACCATACAAATAACATAGATACTTGGATATGATATACGTAACCTGTCATAACTAGTTTAAAAATAAACCTTGAAACAAGCTTAgtaagtaaaataaattacaatatgaaaataatcatttaactttaaaacttttccTCAAGACCTCAAATTcattcttttgaaaagttttctcttttaaaacCTAACTTGTAATCCCAaatcaataatcataaaatgAGCATTTTCATGATTAAAGAATTTAGGATATTAATAAcatattgaaatataaatttaatggtgAATAATAAACAACATAATTATTATCATAGGAATGGTGATAATGGCATACCAGAACTGCCAATATCtgtatatcaaaaaaaaaaaaaaaaaatacaatattccATACGATATAAGTAGTATTGCCAGATGATATATAGCGTTTTGAAACAACATAAGATAATTAAGACACATAACTCAATGTCATAAGGGAGTGATACACAACTCATTATCACTTCGAGAGAATGACATAAACTTAATTATAATTCTCTCATATCTTGACATTCTGTCATCCTATAGTTACAAAAAGGTGGCATACAATTCATCATCACTTTTAAAAAATGACATACAATTCAATCATCATTCTCTCTTATCCCAATTATACATAGAATGATTAAGCTTGCGCTTgactaataacaaataatagagCTACTAGTACTATATagtatatcatttaaaaaaaaagtacaatatTCATAACAACCCTTTAAAAATCATatcatttaaaaacaaaagtacAATATTCATAACAGTCctttaaaaatcatatttttaattttttctaaacaAATTCAGTACCATAatctaaaatttattcaaacccAACCATTTATTCAAATATTCTAAATCATCAGTTCATGCCAAAACATAAATCCCGACATAAAATATACATCATCATAAACCACTTTAAATACCTTGAAATCCAAAATACTTATAtatgcttcaaaaaatataacttcaattttcaaaccaaatattttccaaaaatattaaaatatcaattcaaatattataatatttaaatttcacaaTCCCAAGTTCACCATGAACtcactaaaatttaaaatcatttaaaaacatatcaaaaatgacatgaaataataacacgtatatttaaaaatatatatttctatatgtatatgataAGTATTTATATCAAaccatacatataaaatatttaaaccataaatatattgtACTAATGtatccaaaatgatttaaaaacatAACCCAACTGACATCCGATCTTACTCCTCTGTAAGGTTGCCTTCAGTTTTAGTACGGatacctataatataataaaatattttttatattctaaaaatcAAACCTAAGACATTTTCTGTGTACCAAAGGTTTTAAAATACTTTATGCAAttctaaaattacataaattgaatACTGAAGGATCTAATTATACAGCGAACCCTTATAATCCAACatccaaaattgagatttttcacTTGAAGGttagttttataaaaattgaatcttccCATGGGTTCTATTAACATCTAATTACACTAATCTGACTTTAATTTTACCCAATTGTTCCAATTGCATCTAAACATATTTTAATCTTATCATgtattaaactaattgacctaaaaatataaaagttatcaAAAGAtgtctaatatatataaattttatatcaatggaatcCCAAGAGATGGCTAACACAGTGGTGTGCTCATCTTAGTCTAAAAATGTTGTTAGTAGTCAGAAAATACGTTGTAAAATTTGGTTAAACTTAATGTTGATGGATCTAtcaaactataaaaaattttaacaaatggtGGCCAAATTTGAGCTCAAAAAAGTCCAAATTAGAGGAGAAAGGTGGATGGCATGGTCTGAAATGGCCAAAAATCTGACCAACTCGCCAACAACATGCGACAGCACCATTGTGGCTTCCTTATGACAATCTAGGCACATCgtcattcaaaataaaatttacaacaTGAGAGAATTTCAAACCTCCAATAAAATAAGTCCAAAATCactatattcttcttcttcttcttttaaaaaGTCAGGTAGAGTCTCAAGATGTTTCCTAAACTGTATACAGATTTTGTTCATggtatattttattgaaaaacaaataagataaagaataaaaactttCAGTCTCACTATTTGCTAATGAACTAGCAAGTGGTTGACAGAGTAGCAGGAGCAGGAATGAAATCATTACATCCATCCAACGAAGAAGTTTCTTAAGAAAAGAAGAATACTACTACAAGAATCGTGGAATAGGATTATTTTGCCTGATTAATTTcttaagaaagagaaaaaaaaaaaaaaaaagaaaagaaaattttcatttagatcttttttattttgcctgAATTATATTTCAacctatatatttttgataaatgattGTTAACTTCCCACATATCTACTTTTACCTGATTAATTTCTAccataaaatattgatttctagttattttagcttttaaatgttaaaataatgataaaaacgtatataaaaatttattttgataaatgaagataaaaaaaagtttattttgataaatataaaaattttatttctgcataataaatataaaaaattaaaagagattagtgataaatttttaaaaatataaatgtataattataacaaaaattgaaagttataaatcaaatttgttttcataaaAACAGTTACAAGGTTGGGGTTTGATCTACTTAACTTGGGTCGGTTGGGAGGGCTTGGGATATTGGCCTTAGAAGGTTTCTATTGGGGTTGAGGTCTTGTTGACATCTTTTTTGGGGCTCAAGTAAGATTTAAGTGGATTAGGTTTGTCAAAGCCCAAAGGCTTTAAAGGCTAATCTTAGAAGGAGCTCAGGACCACCATGAACTGCGGgagtttattcaaaaaataaattaacaaaaaactgtgggaatggattggattgaattAAAGGTTATCCCATTTCGAATTTTTAATCCAGTGTATTCGACAGATTTGAAAAAGCCAACCCAATCCCGTATTTCAAACAAACTTTAGTAATGTGAAAATGAAAGAGGGGCATGAtttaaattcacaaattttctattatcaattttgttcaaaattcATCCCTCATTTATGTGTAATCATAATTATTGaatatctaattaaaatatttatcaatgttcTTTTTAGCAataattattcctttttttttttcttttttatatgttgccttTTACAAtgttaataacaaaatatttatgtaattaaaataaaaattatgcataTTGATAATATCagtcaattttaaataaaattcaactaTTAAATTACATCAAAagttatgatttaaaatttaaaaatgatgaaatatgaatttgataatatattaaaaattctattttaaaataaatttttttgaaatcctataattaataaatataattttaaattttaattctcgATGcgacttaaaaattaaaaagaaaaaatctcatATGATTTCTTATATTAAAAACCTTATAGCCtgactatttataatatattacatatatgctattttcttttttccaattttaaagAAGTTGAGTTccaaaattttagttttaattacaaaaatctTTTATTAACTTCTTTTGTctacttttcaatttatttggttGCTTAATTCCTAGTAAAGCTGGGATTGCTTACTTTCTTTAGCCATAGAAAGTATGTTTccttttctaaaagaaaaaataaaaaaggcttttgtaatgattttattatgaaaaatcatttttatcaaaatatcgaacttatacaaaataaatagagAACGAAGATGACTTCATCATTTTCTGTAGCCAAAATATAAACTTCAGTTAGAAATCAAGAAAATAAGAAACCTTTTTGGAAACTCAGGATTGAAGATGTCCATTAAGACCATATTGAATAAGACTTTGGCGTTTTCACCCACAGGTGGTATAGTGTATCAGGCTCTTTGTTATTAGAGGTGTACAAGGCTTGCTGAACAAAGTTCATTTTTGTTATTAGGGGTGTAcaaacatattaaaattgattCCATATGTGTTTAAAGTTATATAACCCTCCATTACAATCCTTTTATTCCAAGTTtaccttaaaaaacaaaaaaaaaaaaaaaagaatatttcaaaattctatatatCTTGATAAGACCATTAAAGATCTGCAAGAGTTAGAAGCCAACAGGAGTTCAGTGACAGAGTTTTGGGAACATACTAGCCAGATTTGATTGCACAGAGGCATAGTCACAGGCAAAATTCATAAATGGGCccaaaaaagatgaagaagaagaagaagaagaagaagaagaaattctcTTCTCCAAAAGGATTAATTTCAATGGCATAAGACATTAAAGTTAGCTTAATTGGAAACCTGTCATTGTCTGttgtcaacatatattaatgtTACACAACCACTCTCTCCCTTCCACTCAAAATGTGGaccttaatttatataattatctttttgcaTTCCTCACAAATGATATAATTTGCAGCCTGGCCTGAAATTTTGTTGGTAGCTCACACTTCCAGGGACCATTAGCCACAACTTTTAAATTGGATAGACATGCAATACAATAGCAATCATATGTTGGACCTTTTTAGGTAccattttgggatttttttttttttttttcccttcctttctttctatattttggCGAATTATTATGGATATCAAGCCTTTGTTCTCTGTTTGGTAGGAAGATGGATAAAACTGAACTAAAGGAAAgttgaaaaaactaaaaagaaaaaatctttcTCTACTTTAATCTCTTCCccttccttctttcttttctctaatTGGTCCATGGCATGTACCAAACACACCGAcctaggaaaaaagaaaatttatttaataggaATACGAAccacttataattaaatatttaacaaattaatttataaagtttacatactttattttaatttattttaatgttgTACATGATTATAAATTATTCGGTTTATTTTTCACAAagtttacatattttattttaatgatgtacataattataaattgtttttttttacttttcacaTGATAATTGAAAATGAATAGAATTGCATGGCATACCCATTACATGTGAGACATTTTCTCTGCCTAGACATATATGCAAGAAATTGTGCAATTTTCAATAAATGTAGCAATCCTCTTATTTAAGTCCTGCCGCACATACATCCTCTAAGTCTAAACCATATGACTTTGttaatgttttgtttttctggGTCACACttccaaatattaatttttcaaaaccagtatttaaaaaaaaagtctatgAAATAATTGGGATAGCTGGACGTGGGCCCTCAAACTAAAAGCATTGCTGGTCTGTTGCTTACCCCTCATCCTTTTATTCCCTTGAATAATCCAGGCTTTTTAAGTATATAAGAATGAGATTAAAATTGTTGTCAATGTAGTTGGACGAAAATTATACACCATTAAACACTCCCACCAAACTTTCTGCCTTAATAAAAAACCCCATAAATTCTTTAGTTTTCTCAGTTCTGCACCAAAACCTCACAACCCGATATCTCActatataatcatttttttagctTCTCTGTGCTATAGGTACAAGCTCCTGGAACAAaactaacaacaacaataataatggcAAACTTATACATTTCATGGGTTTTGTTTACTCAGCTGGTTCTAGTCCATTTTGCTAAAACTGGAGCAAAAGTTCCAGCCATTATAGTATTTGGGGACTCAACTGTGGATGCAGGGAATAACAATGTGATTTCCACACTACTCAAGAGCAACTTCCAGCCTTATGGGCGTGATTTTTTTGGTGGTCGTCCAACTGGGAGGTTCTCCAATGGCCGTATTCCTCCAGACTTTATCTCTGAGGCTTTTGGGCTTAAATCCTTTGTACCTGCTTATTTGGATAGCATGTATAGCATTTCAGATTTTGCAACTGGGGTCTGCTTTGCTTCTGCTGGGACTGGCTATGACAATGCTACCTCTGATGTATTAGTAAGTCCCCCTATATTATTAAGTCTCTGTTGTGTTTGTTCATTTGCTTAACAGGGTTTTCatgcaaaaaattatttgcttttaGCTTTTCCTAACCTCagaatttttttcaatgttttgtTTGTTATTCCATATTGCAGAATGTTATACCACTTTGGAAGGAAGTGGAATACTACAAGGACTACCAGAGCAAATTGAGAGCCTATCTTGGCCATAGGAAGGCAAATTATGTTTTGAGGGAGGCATTGTATTTGGTAAGCTTAGGGACCAATGATTTCCTGGAGAACTACTATAT
Proteins encoded in this window:
- the LOC107417405 gene encoding GDSL esterase/lipase At2g42990-like is translated as MANLYISCILFTQLLLIHFAKTGAKVPAIIVFGDSTVDAGNNNVIPTLLKSNFQPYGRDFFGGRPTGRFSNGRILPDFISEAFGLKPIVPAYLDSMYSISDFTTGVCFASAGTGYDNATSDVFNVIPLWKEVEYYKDYQSKLRAYLGHRKANYVLREALYLVSLGTNDFLENYYVFPLRQSEFTVEQYQDFLIGLSGNFLREIYSLGARKISLTGLPPMGCLPLERTTNIFGNHECIEEYNKVAVNFNEKLKGLVAKLNQDLPELKLVFTESMYDIAYQIIKKPASFGFDVARVACCSTGTFEVSCLCSKSNPLTCTDANKYVYWDAFHATERTNKIIVDNMTGLLLKEFS